In one Cronobacter dublinensis subsp. dublinensis LMG 23823 genomic region, the following are encoded:
- a CDS encoding ATP-binding cassette domain-containing protein has protein sequence MAAANDSIVLDGLVKRFAGLAKPAVAPLSVTVQAGSVTGLVGPDGAGKTTLMRILAGLMRPDEGRVRVLGLDPITQENALHAVLGYMPQKFGLYEDLTVQENLNLYADLRSVTGPARQETFARLLEFTALGPFTGRLAGKLSGGMKQKLGLACTLVGQPKVLLLDEPGVGVDPISRRELWQMVHALAGDGMLILWSTSYLDEAEQCREVLLLNEGELLYQGAPQALTEKMAGRSLLLRRSGGDNRALLREVMQLPGVGDATIQGAAVRVIVKEGADAGPLHALPDTTLRDTAPRFEDAFIDLAGGAALRESPLGAILHDIPGSRDDVVIEARELTKTFGDFTATDRVNFTVRRGEIFGLLGPNGAGKSTTFKMMCGLLKPSDGQALVLGLDLKTDSGKARQRLGYMAQKFSLYGNLTVEQNLRFFSGVYGLRGRAQQEKMARMSEAFGLNSIASQPTDALPLGFKQRLALACALMHEPDILFLDEPTSGVDPLTRREFWRHINSMPEKGVTVMVTTHFMDEAEYCDRIGLVYHGKLIASGTPDDLKRQAARERDDEPTMEDAFIRLIEAWDKEHRQ, from the coding sequence ATGGCAGCCGCTAACGACAGCATCGTGCTTGATGGCCTGGTCAAACGCTTTGCGGGCCTCGCAAAGCCCGCCGTCGCGCCGCTCAGCGTGACGGTTCAGGCTGGCAGCGTTACCGGGCTGGTGGGCCCGGACGGCGCGGGTAAAACCACGCTGATGCGTATTCTCGCGGGGCTAATGCGCCCTGATGAGGGCCGCGTGCGGGTACTGGGGCTTGATCCGATAACCCAGGAAAACGCCCTGCACGCGGTGCTCGGGTACATGCCGCAAAAGTTTGGGCTGTATGAAGATCTCACCGTGCAGGAGAACCTGAACCTGTATGCCGATTTGCGCAGCGTCACCGGGCCTGCGCGCCAGGAGACCTTCGCGCGGCTGCTGGAATTCACCGCGCTCGGCCCGTTTACCGGGCGGCTCGCGGGTAAGCTCTCCGGCGGCATGAAGCAAAAGCTGGGACTCGCCTGTACGCTGGTGGGCCAGCCGAAAGTGCTGCTGCTTGATGAACCGGGCGTCGGGGTCGACCCGATTTCGCGCCGTGAGCTGTGGCAGATGGTGCACGCGCTGGCAGGCGACGGGATGCTTATCCTCTGGAGCACCTCTTATCTCGACGAAGCCGAACAGTGCCGCGAGGTGCTGCTGCTGAACGAAGGCGAACTGTTGTATCAGGGCGCGCCGCAGGCGCTGACCGAAAAAATGGCGGGCCGCAGCCTGCTGCTGCGTCGCAGTGGCGGCGACAACCGCGCCCTGCTGCGCGAGGTGATGCAACTGCCGGGCGTGGGCGACGCCACCATTCAGGGCGCGGCGGTAAGGGTGATAGTAAAAGAAGGCGCTGACGCAGGCCCACTTCATGCCCTGCCCGACACCACGCTGCGCGACACCGCGCCGCGCTTCGAGGATGCGTTTATCGATCTGGCGGGCGGCGCTGCGCTGCGCGAATCACCGCTCGGCGCCATCCTGCATGATATCCCCGGCAGCCGCGACGATGTGGTTATTGAGGCGCGCGAACTCACCAAAACCTTCGGCGATTTTACGGCGACCGATCGGGTGAATTTCACCGTGCGGCGCGGCGAGATTTTTGGCCTGCTGGGGCCGAACGGCGCGGGTAAATCTACCACGTTCAAGATGATGTGCGGCCTGCTGAAGCCGAGCGACGGCCAGGCGCTGGTGCTGGGGCTCGATTTAAAAACCGACTCCGGGAAGGCGCGCCAGCGGCTTGGCTATATGGCGCAGAAATTCTCGCTCTACGGCAACCTGACCGTTGAGCAGAACTTACGCTTTTTCTCCGGCGTCTACGGGCTGCGTGGCCGGGCGCAGCAGGAGAAAATGGCGCGCATGAGCGAGGCGTTCGGGCTTAACAGCATCGCCAGCCAGCCGACGGACGCGCTGCCGCTCGGCTTTAAGCAGCGTCTGGCGCTGGCCTGCGCGCTGATGCACGAGCCGGACATTCTGTTTCTCGACGAACCGACCTCCGGCGTCGATCCGCTGACCCGCCGCGAGTTCTGGCGACATATCAACAGCATGCCGGAAAAAGGGGTGACGGTGATGGTCACCACGCACTTTATGGATGAGGCGGAGTACTGCGACCGCATCGGGCTGGTTTACCACGGCAAGCTTATCGCCAGCGGCACGCCGGATGATTTAAAGCGCCAGGCGGCGCGTGAGCGTGACGACGAACCGACGATGGAAGACGCGTTTATCCGCCTGATTGAAGCATGGGATAAGGAGCATCGACAATGA
- the rhlE gene encoding ATP-dependent RNA helicase RhlE, producing the protein MSFDSLGLSPEILRAIAEQGYNEPTPIQRQAIPVVLSGKDLMASAQTGTGKTAGFTLPLLQRLTTSQPHPQGRRPVRALILTPTRELAAQVGENVREYSKYLDIRSLVVFGGVSINPQMMKLRGGVDVLIATPGRLLDLEHQNAVKLDQVEVLVLDEADRMLDMGFIHDIRRVLAKLPAKRQNLLFSATFSDDIKALAEKLLRNPEEVAVARRNTASGQVTQHVHFVDKKRKRELLSYLIGDGNWQQVLVFTRTKHGANHLAEQLNKDGITAAAIHGNKSQGARTRALADFKTGGIRVLVATDIAARGIDIEELPHVVNYELPNVPEDYVHRIGRTGRAAATGEALSLVCVDEHKLLRDIERVLKREIPRMAIPGYEPDPSIPAEPIVNGRQGGRGGRGGQGGGGRSQGQPRRQDGEGNRPSGERSRRQGGEGNRPSGDRPRRPGGESNRPAGAKPRTRRAPRKASGE; encoded by the coding sequence ATGTCTTTTGATTCACTGGGCTTAAGCCCTGAGATCCTGCGCGCCATTGCCGAGCAGGGTTACAATGAACCGACTCCGATCCAACGCCAGGCCATTCCGGTTGTGCTTTCAGGCAAAGATTTGATGGCCAGTGCCCAGACCGGCACCGGCAAAACCGCAGGCTTCACGCTGCCGCTGCTGCAGCGCCTGACCACCAGTCAGCCGCACCCGCAGGGCCGTCGCCCGGTGCGCGCGCTGATCCTGACCCCGACGCGCGAACTGGCAGCCCAGGTAGGCGAGAACGTGCGCGAATACAGCAAATATCTCGATATCCGCTCGCTGGTGGTATTTGGCGGCGTGAGCATCAACCCGCAGATGATGAAACTGCGCGGCGGCGTGGATGTGCTTATCGCCACCCCTGGCCGTCTGCTGGATCTTGAACACCAGAACGCGGTGAAACTCGACCAGGTCGAAGTGCTGGTGCTCGACGAAGCCGACCGCATGCTCGACATGGGCTTTATTCACGACATTCGCCGCGTGCTGGCGAAGCTGCCGGCGAAGCGTCAGAACCTGCTGTTCTCCGCGACCTTCTCCGACGACATCAAAGCGCTGGCGGAAAAACTGCTGCGCAACCCGGAAGAAGTGGCCGTGGCACGCCGCAACACCGCCTCCGGGCAGGTGACGCAGCATGTGCATTTCGTTGATAAAAAACGCAAGCGGGAACTGCTTTCTTACCTGATTGGCGATGGCAACTGGCAGCAGGTGCTGGTATTTACCCGTACCAAACATGGCGCTAACCATCTTGCCGAGCAGCTGAACAAAGACGGCATCACCGCCGCGGCTATCCACGGCAACAAGAGCCAGGGCGCCCGTACCCGCGCGCTGGCGGACTTCAAAACCGGCGGCATTCGCGTGCTGGTGGCGACCGATATCGCCGCGCGCGGTATTGATATCGAAGAGCTGCCGCACGTAGTGAACTATGAGCTGCCGAACGTGCCGGAAGATTACGTTCACCGTATCGGCCGTACCGGGCGTGCTGCCGCGACCGGCGAGGCGCTCTCGCTGGTGTGCGTCGACGAGCACAAACTGCTGCGCGATATCGAACGTGTGCTGAAGCGCGAAATTCCGCGTATGGCTATCCCGGGCTACGAGCCAGACCCGTCTATCCCGGCGGAGCCTATCGTTAACGGTCGGCAGGGCGGTCGTGGCGGACGTGGTGGTCAGGGCGGCGGTGGTCGTAGTCAGGGCCAGCCGCGTCGTCAGGATGGCGAAGGTAATCGTCCGTCAGGTGAGCGTTCGCGTCGTCAGGGCGGTGAAGGCAATCGTCCGTCAGGCGACCGTCCGCGTCGTCCGGGCGGCGAGAGCAACCGTCCGGCAGGCGCGAAGCCGCGCACCCGTCGCGCGCCGCGTAAGGCGTCCGGGGAGTAA
- the hlyD gene encoding secretion protein HlyD codes for MNKKRLVLLILLAAAMVAGVAGWRWYAARHTPLTLYGNVDIRTVNLSFRVGGRLASLAVDEGDAVRAGQPLGELDPAPLQNALRQAGANVAAARAKYELTVAGFRDEEIAQAAAAVRQAQAAYDYAQNFYQRQQGLWRTKVVSANDLENARSARDQAQAQLKSAQDKLSQYRAGNRPQEIAQAQASLEQAQAQLAQAQLDAEDARLVSPADGTVLTRAVEPGAMLNAGSTVFTLSLTRPVWVRAYIDEANLGRATPGRELLLYTDSRPDKPYHGKIGFVSPTAEFTPKSVETEDLRTDLVYRLRIIVTDADNALRQGMPVTLRFHDEAADGSR; via the coding sequence ATGAATAAAAAACGCCTCGTGCTGCTGATACTGCTGGCGGCGGCGATGGTCGCCGGTGTCGCCGGGTGGCGCTGGTATGCGGCCCGCCATACGCCGCTGACGCTTTACGGCAACGTGGATATTCGCACCGTCAATCTCAGTTTCCGCGTGGGCGGCCGTCTGGCGTCGCTTGCTGTAGATGAGGGCGACGCCGTGCGCGCCGGGCAGCCGCTTGGCGAGCTCGACCCGGCCCCGCTGCAAAACGCGCTGCGTCAGGCCGGGGCGAACGTGGCCGCCGCGCGGGCGAAGTATGAGCTCACGGTGGCGGGCTTTCGCGATGAAGAGATTGCGCAGGCCGCCGCCGCGGTGCGTCAGGCGCAGGCCGCTTATGACTACGCGCAGAACTTCTACCAGCGCCAGCAGGGGCTGTGGCGCACTAAAGTGGTCTCCGCCAACGATCTGGAGAACGCCCGCTCCGCGCGCGATCAGGCGCAGGCGCAGCTGAAATCCGCCCAGGATAAGCTCAGCCAGTACCGCGCGGGCAACCGTCCGCAGGAAATCGCCCAGGCCCAGGCGAGCCTTGAACAGGCGCAGGCCCAGCTCGCGCAGGCGCAGCTTGACGCTGAAGACGCGCGCCTCGTCTCGCCCGCCGACGGCACCGTGCTGACGCGCGCCGTCGAGCCGGGCGCGATGCTGAACGCGGGCAGCACCGTTTTTACCCTCTCGCTGACCCGCCCGGTCTGGGTGCGCGCCTATATTGACGAAGCAAACCTCGGCCGCGCCACGCCGGGGCGCGAGCTGCTGCTCTACACCGACAGCCGCCCCGATAAGCCATACCACGGCAAAATCGGCTTTGTGTCGCCGACCGCCGAGTTCACGCCTAAAAGCGTCGAAACCGAAGATCTGCGCACCGATCTGGTCTACCGCCTGCGCATTATCGTCACCGACGCCGACAACGCGCTGCGCCAGGGGATGCCGGTGACGCTACGTTTTCACGACGAGGCCGCGGATGGCAGCCGCTAA
- a CDS encoding glycoside hydrolase family 1 protein, whose protein sequence is MAAFPEHFLWGGAIAANQAEGAWNEDGKGPSIADVVRGGIISGRHDAAVDPSLYYASHEAIDFYHRYKEDVALFAEMGFQCFRTSIAWSRIFPRGDETEPNEAGLAFYDALFDELLKYGIEPVITLSHYETPLALFEEYGGWKNRALIAFFTRYCETVFRRYQHKVKYWMTFNELNNMNRIPFATGAVAPDASAQEIYQANHHQFVANALANKLCHEIIPQAKIGCMLSLSTVYPATCHPDDVFGTYQLRRRSLFYADVMMRGHYPAYARRLFRDNGIALDIHPGDTELLAQYPSDYLGFSYYRSVLHRAGAQLRVDTGGAMGDDNPYLEKTAWGWPIDPVGLRLVCNELSDRYEKPLFIVENGYGGEDIADEHGEFNDEARIAYGRAHIQQMAEAVADGCDIMGYTWWGPIDIVSAGTGEMKKRYGFVYVDKDNDGNGTLARRKKRSFAWYQQVIASHGEQL, encoded by the coding sequence ATGGCAGCATTTCCGGAACACTTTTTATGGGGCGGCGCGATTGCCGCGAATCAGGCCGAAGGGGCGTGGAATGAAGACGGCAAAGGGCCGTCCATCGCTGACGTGGTGCGCGGCGGCATTATCTCCGGCAGGCACGACGCGGCGGTCGATCCGTCACTTTATTACGCAAGCCACGAGGCCATCGATTTTTATCATCGCTATAAAGAAGACGTGGCGCTGTTCGCCGAAATGGGCTTTCAGTGTTTTCGCACCTCGATTGCCTGGTCGCGTATTTTCCCGCGCGGCGATGAGACAGAGCCGAACGAGGCGGGGCTCGCGTTCTATGACGCGCTGTTTGACGAGCTGCTGAAATATGGCATTGAGCCGGTGATTACGCTCTCCCACTACGAAACGCCGCTGGCGCTGTTTGAGGAGTACGGCGGCTGGAAGAACCGCGCGCTTATCGCGTTCTTTACCCGCTACTGCGAGACGGTGTTTCGCCGCTATCAGCATAAGGTCAAATACTGGATGACCTTTAACGAGCTGAACAACATGAACCGCATCCCCTTCGCGACCGGCGCAGTAGCCCCGGACGCGTCGGCGCAGGAGATTTACCAGGCGAACCATCACCAGTTTGTCGCCAATGCGCTTGCCAATAAGCTGTGCCACGAGATTATCCCGCAGGCGAAAATCGGCTGTATGCTGTCGCTCAGCACCGTCTACCCGGCGACCTGCCACCCGGACGACGTGTTCGGGACGTACCAGCTGCGCCGCCGCTCGCTGTTTTATGCCGACGTGATGATGCGCGGCCACTACCCGGCGTACGCCAGGCGGCTGTTTCGCGATAACGGAATTGCGCTGGATATTCACCCCGGCGATACCGAACTGCTGGCGCAATACCCGTCGGATTATCTCGGCTTTAGCTATTATCGCAGCGTACTGCACCGCGCGGGCGCGCAGCTGCGCGTCGATACCGGCGGCGCGATGGGCGATGATAATCCGTATCTGGAGAAGACCGCGTGGGGCTGGCCGATTGACCCGGTCGGGCTGCGGCTGGTGTGCAACGAGCTTAGCGACCGTTACGAGAAGCCGCTGTTTATCGTGGAGAATGGCTACGGCGGCGAGGATATTGCCGATGAACACGGTGAGTTTAACGACGAGGCGCGTATCGCCTATGGCCGCGCGCACATCCAGCAGATGGCCGAAGCGGTGGCGGATGGCTGCGACATCATGGGTTACACCTGGTGGGGGCCTATTGATATCGTCAGCGCCGGCACGGGCGAGATGAAAAAGCGCTACGGGTTTGTTTATGTCGATAAAGACAATGACGGCAACGGCACCCTGGCGCGGCGTAAAAAGCGCAGTTTCGCGTGGTACCAGCAGGTGATCGCAAGCCACGGCGAGCAGCTTTAA
- the cecR gene encoding transcriptional regulator CecR, with product MDRIDMSLATTPPTSRGEQAKEKLISAAINQFGEYGLHATTRDIAAAAGQNIAAIPYYFGSKEDLYMASAQWIADFIHAHFAPHAAAAEALLNQPQPEARAMRALIDDACRQMIQLMTADETLSLSKFISREQLSPSPAYQLIHDQVIAPLHHHFTRLIARLTGADPQATDTVLHTHALIGEILAFRLGRETILLRAGWQQFDDDKAAQIYRVVSLHIDWILAGLSGSLCDE from the coding sequence ATGGACCGCATCGATATGTCGCTCGCCACCACGCCGCCCACTTCGCGCGGCGAACAGGCCAAAGAGAAGCTCATCAGCGCCGCCATCAATCAGTTCGGCGAATATGGTCTGCACGCCACCACGCGGGATATTGCCGCCGCCGCCGGGCAGAACATCGCCGCGATCCCTTACTATTTCGGCTCGAAAGAAGATCTCTACATGGCCTCTGCGCAGTGGATAGCCGACTTTATCCATGCGCATTTTGCGCCGCACGCCGCCGCCGCCGAAGCGCTGTTGAACCAGCCGCAGCCCGAAGCGCGCGCGATGCGGGCGCTGATAGACGACGCCTGTCGCCAGATGATCCAACTGATGACCGCCGACGAGACGCTGAGCCTGAGCAAATTTATCTCCCGCGAGCAGCTCTCCCCTTCGCCTGCGTATCAGTTGATCCACGATCAGGTGATAGCGCCGCTGCATCACCACTTTACCCGGCTCATCGCCCGCCTGACCGGCGCGGATCCGCAGGCCACCGACACCGTGCTGCATACCCATGCGCTGATAGGCGAGATCCTCGCGTTTCGTCTCGGGCGCGAGACCATCCTGCTGCGCGCAGGCTGGCAGCAGTTTGACGACGACAAAGCGGCGCAAATCTACCGGGTCGTGTCGCTGCATATCGACTGGATCCTCGCGGGTCTTTCAGGGAGCTTATGTGATGAATAA